One window of the Rufibacter radiotolerans genome contains the following:
- the paaD gene encoding 1,2-phenylacetyl-CoA epoxidase subunit PaaD: protein MIPTKVTPEEKIWKLLEEVTDPEIPVLSILDLGVLRKVQVQEDGKVVVTITPTYSGCPAMNTIATDIKIKLLSEGYKDVKVDLQLSPAWTTDWLTPEGKQKLEDYGIAPPVEPNGDIHALFGRDTVVRCPLCKSENTKLISQFSSTSCKAHYQCLDCLEPFDYFKCLK from the coding sequence TTGATACCAACTAAAGTGACCCCTGAAGAGAAAATATGGAAACTGCTGGAGGAGGTCACGGACCCGGAGATCCCGGTGCTAAGCATTTTGGACCTGGGAGTGCTGCGCAAGGTGCAAGTGCAGGAAGATGGCAAAGTAGTAGTGACCATTACACCCACGTATTCGGGGTGCCCGGCCATGAATACCATTGCCACTGATATTAAAATAAAACTGCTCTCTGAAGGGTACAAAGACGTAAAGGTGGACCTGCAGCTCAGCCCCGCCTGGACTACGGATTGGCTTACCCCTGAAGGAAAGCAAAAGCTGGAGGATTATGGCATTGCGCCGCCGGTAGAACCTAATGGCGACATCCATGCGCTGTTCGGGAGAGACACCGTGGTGCGGTGCCCGCTTTGTAAATCTGAAAACACGAAACTAATCAGCCAATTCAGTTCCACTTCCTGCAAGGCCCATTACCAGTGCCTGGATTGCCTGGAACCGTTTGACTATTTCAAGTGCCTCAAATAA
- the paaC gene encoding 1,2-phenylacetyl-CoA epoxidase subunit PaaC — protein sequence MDLQNKPTQGVQEYSPELRALLLDYTLQLADTSLILGHRLSEWCGHGPILEQDLAMANIALDLIGETRSLFQYAAELEGKGHTEDDLAYLRDAVEYKNPLLVEQPNGDFADTVLRQFLFDGFHFQLLQQLQNTSDKGLAGIAAKSFKEASYHLKWSSEWVIRLGDGTPESKSRIQKAIDNLWMYSGELFMMTDTEKQLAQQGILPDYAGLKEQWDAHVAKVFAEATLEVPQNVFMQKGGKTGRHSEHLGYILTELQYLQRSYPGLEW from the coding sequence ATGGACTTACAGAATAAACCCACCCAAGGCGTGCAGGAGTATTCCCCAGAGCTTCGGGCGCTGCTGTTGGATTATACGCTTCAGTTAGCCGATACTAGTCTGATCTTAGGGCATCGGCTATCAGAGTGGTGCGGCCACGGACCTATTTTAGAGCAGGACCTGGCCATGGCCAACATTGCCCTGGATTTGATTGGCGAAACCCGAAGCTTGTTTCAATACGCCGCTGAACTGGAAGGCAAGGGCCACACCGAAGATGACCTGGCCTACCTTCGTGATGCCGTAGAGTACAAGAACCCGCTGCTGGTAGAGCAACCCAACGGAGACTTCGCAGATACGGTACTGCGGCAATTCCTTTTTGACGGCTTCCATTTTCAGTTGCTGCAGCAGTTGCAAAATACCTCAGACAAAGGCTTGGCTGGCATTGCAGCCAAATCTTTTAAAGAAGCCAGCTATCACCTAAAATGGAGTTCAGAATGGGTAATTAGATTAGGCGACGGTACCCCCGAAAGCAAAAGCCGCATTCAGAAAGCCATAGACAACCTCTGGATGTACTCGGGAGAGCTTTTCATGATGACGGACACGGAAAAGCAACTGGCGCAGCAGGGCATCCTTCCGGACTACGCTGGCTTAAAGGAACAGTGGGACGCCCACGTGGCCAAAGTGTTCGCGGAGGCTACCCTGGAGGTGCCCCAAAATGTGTTCATGCAGAAAGGCGGCAAAACCGGCCGGCATTCAGAGCACTTGGGCTACATCTTAACCGAATTGCAATACCTGCAACGGTCCTATCCAGGCCTGGAGTGGTAG
- the paaB gene encoding 1,2-phenylacetyl-CoA epoxidase subunit PaaB has protein sequence MQQKEWPLWEVFIRSKQGLDHKHVGSLHAADAEMAIQNARDVYTRRMEGVSIWVVESKNVHASNPDEAASFFDPANDKVYRHPTFYEVPPEIKNM, from the coding sequence ATGCAACAGAAAGAATGGCCCCTCTGGGAAGTTTTCATCAGAAGTAAGCAAGGCCTAGACCATAAACACGTAGGCAGCTTGCACGCCGCCGATGCCGAAATGGCGATCCAGAACGCCCGCGACGTGTATACCCGCCGCATGGAAGGGGTGAGCATTTGGGTGGTGGAATCAAAGAACGTGCACGCGTCCAACCCAGACGAGGCGGCCTCCTTCTTTGACCCTGCCAATGACAAGGTCTACCGTCACCCTACCTTCTATGAAGTGCCTCCCGAAATAAAAAACATGTAA
- the paaA gene encoding 1,2-phenylacetyl-CoA epoxidase subunit PaaA, producing the protein METIIDKSLEELFEEKIANEIRIEPKDWMPDQYRKTLVRQISQHAHSEIVGMLPEGNWITRAPSLKRKAILLSKVQDEAGHGLYLYSAAETLGTSRDQMINDLHSGKAKYSSIFNYPTLSWADIGAIGWLVDGAAIMNQVPLIRTSYGPYARAMVRVCKEESFHQRQGFEIMMTLCNGAPAQKKMAQEAFNRWWWPTLMMFGPKDEESPNTEQSMRWKIKRFTNDELRQRFVDMMVPQAEFLGLTVPDKDLKWNEVKNGYDYGDVDWEEFWNVVKGNGPCNKDRINTRVKAHEEGAWVREAAMAHAEKRARREAEKQVA; encoded by the coding sequence ATGGAAACGATCATAGATAAATCACTGGAAGAGCTGTTTGAGGAGAAGATCGCGAACGAAATCCGCATTGAACCCAAAGACTGGATGCCGGACCAGTACCGTAAAACCCTGGTGCGCCAGATCTCGCAGCACGCCCACTCAGAGATTGTAGGCATGCTGCCCGAAGGCAACTGGATCACCCGCGCCCCTTCACTTAAGCGCAAAGCCATTCTACTCTCTAAGGTGCAGGACGAGGCGGGCCATGGCTTGTACCTATACAGCGCCGCCGAAACCCTGGGCACGTCCCGTGACCAGATGATCAATGACCTGCATTCGGGCAAAGCCAAATATTCCAGCATTTTCAACTATCCTACCTTATCCTGGGCCGATATTGGAGCCATTGGCTGGTTAGTGGACGGTGCCGCCATAATGAACCAGGTGCCTTTGATCAGGACTTCTTACGGACCATACGCCCGGGCCATGGTGCGGGTGTGCAAGGAAGAAAGCTTCCACCAGCGTCAGGGATTTGAGATCATGATGACCCTGTGCAACGGGGCACCGGCCCAAAAGAAAATGGCCCAGGAAGCCTTTAACCGGTGGTGGTGGCCAACGCTAATGATGTTTGGGCCCAAGGATGAAGAATCACCTAACACCGAGCAGTCTATGCGCTGGAAAATCAAGCGCTTTACCAATGATGAGCTGCGCCAGCGGTTCGTGGACATGATGGTGCCACAGGCTGAGTTTCTAGGGTTGACCGTACCCGACAAAGACCTGAAATGGAATGAAGTTAAAAACGGCTACGATTACGGTGATGTAGATTGGGAAGAGTTCTGGAACGTGGTTAAAGGCAACGGACCCTGCAACAAAGACCGCATAAACACCCGCGTGAAAGCCCACGAAGAAGGTGCCTGGGTACGCGAGGCCGCTATGGCCCACGCCGAGAAACGCGCCCGCCGCGAAGCCGAAAAACAAGTCGCCTAA
- the paaE gene encoding 1,2-phenylacetyl-CoA epoxidase subunit PaaE — MSRFHKVRIKNINRETHDSVTVTLDVPEELKDTFRYTQGQYLTFRRYHNGEELRRSYSICSSPLENEWKVAIKKVPEGRFSSFANEGLQPGEELEVMPPMGSFYTQLNREQQKSYVMVAAGSGITPILSIIKTILLSEPKSQVLLLYGNRGRNSIMFKEELEGLKNKFLDRFSLYHILSREHGDTDLLFGRIDKQKTQLFLQKIIKAEEIDECFICGPEEMIFGAKEALQEAGVPKEKIHFELFTTGEAGQKATERRERPAGAEDKISKVQVRLDGNYINLEMSYYGNTILDAAAETGADVPYSCKGGVCSTCRAKVLEGEVEMDVNYSLEPEEVAAGYILTCQARPLTERVVVDFDQ; from the coding sequence ATGAGCAGATTCCATAAAGTAAGGATCAAGAACATTAACCGCGAAACGCATGACAGCGTGACCGTGACCTTAGATGTGCCGGAAGAACTGAAAGATACTTTCCGCTACACCCAGGGCCAGTATCTAACGTTCCGGCGATACCACAACGGCGAGGAGCTGCGGCGTTCCTATTCCATCTGCTCCAGCCCTTTGGAGAATGAATGGAAAGTGGCTATCAAGAAAGTGCCGGAGGGGCGGTTCTCTTCCTTCGCTAATGAGGGGCTGCAGCCCGGCGAGGAATTGGAAGTGATGCCCCCCATGGGAAGTTTCTATACCCAATTGAACCGCGAGCAGCAGAAAAGCTACGTGATGGTAGCAGCCGGCAGCGGCATCACGCCCATCCTTTCCATTATCAAAACCATCTTACTGTCTGAGCCTAAAAGCCAGGTGCTGTTGCTGTACGGGAACCGGGGTCGCAACTCCATCATGTTCAAGGAAGAACTGGAAGGGCTTAAGAACAAGTTTCTTGACCGCTTCAGCCTCTACCATATCTTGAGCCGCGAACACGGCGACACCGACCTTTTGTTTGGCCGCATTGATAAGCAGAAAACCCAGCTGTTCCTGCAGAAAATAATTAAAGCTGAAGAGATAGACGAGTGCTTTATCTGCGGACCCGAGGAAATGATCTTCGGGGCGAAGGAAGCGCTGCAGGAAGCAGGAGTACCCAAAGAGAAGATCCACTTTGAGCTCTTCACCACCGGGGAGGCAGGCCAGAAAGCCACCGAGCGCCGGGAGCGTCCGGCCGGGGCCGAAGACAAGATCAGCAAAGTACAGGTGCGACTGGACGGCAATTACATTAACCTGGAGATGTCTTATTATGGCAACACCATCTTAGACGCCGCCGCTGAAACCGGTGCCGACGTGCCGTATTCCTGCAAAGGCGGTGTCTGCAGCACCTGCCGGGCCAAAGTGCTGGAAGGCGAAGTAGAGATGGACGTGAACTATTCCCTGGAACCCGAGGAAGTGGCCGCCGGCTACATTCTTACCTGCCAGGCCCGTCCGTTGACCGAGCGGGTGGTGGTAGATTTTGACCAGTAA
- a CDS encoding TetR/AcrR family transcriptional regulator gives MKKKKDIRREEIIKEAALLFKKKGVGGTSMRDLAEQVGMDAATMYHYISSKDEILKTICFDIANTYVTQLAEIEQANLTLTQKLKALVKLHIHLMTTMGAEVSVANNDWKYLSPESLQEFKNLRKQYENKLAAFIETGKQAGELREVNTSVALFTLLSAVRWVELWWRQDRGISIEELENSILTILFQGLEKNGNMES, from the coding sequence ATGAAGAAGAAAAAGGACATACGGCGCGAGGAAATCATCAAGGAAGCTGCCCTGCTTTTCAAGAAGAAAGGGGTGGGCGGCACCTCTATGCGTGATCTGGCGGAGCAGGTAGGCATGGATGCGGCCACCATGTACCATTATATCAGCTCCAAAGATGAGATCCTGAAGACCATTTGTTTTGACATTGCCAATACCTACGTCACCCAGCTGGCAGAGATTGAGCAAGCCAACTTGACCTTAACCCAAAAGCTGAAGGCGCTGGTGAAACTGCATATTCACCTCATGACTACCATGGGAGCGGAGGTATCCGTGGCCAACAATGACTGGAAATACCTTTCGCCGGAGTCCTTGCAAGAGTTTAAGAACCTTAGAAAGCAATACGAGAATAAACTGGCCGCCTTTATTGAGACAGGAAAGCAGGCCGGGGAACTGCGGGAGGTGAATACCTCCGTGGCCCTGTTCACGCTCTTATCTGCGGTGCGCTGGGTAGAACTTTGGTGGCGGCAGGATAGAGGTATCTCCATTGAAGAATTGGAAAACTCCATCCTTACCATTCTCTTCCAGGGGCTGGAGAAAAACGGAAACATGGAATCCTAG
- a CDS encoding DEAD/DEAH box helicase, protein MEALPKILKNLNIPQLNEVQEAALNVTEQKDFVLLAPTGSGKTLGFLLPLLKRLSTTEAGVQALVLVPTRELALQIEQVLRQMGTGFKVNCCYGGHSTYQEKKNLAHAPAVLIGTPGRVLYHLQNENLDPSFIKTLVLDEFDKSLEMGFQEEMAAILGQLPQVERRFLTSATNLKEMPAFTGIKNPTVLDFLQEESMAPDLQLKVVQIEAGDKLNTLFKLLCAIGPKTTLVFCNLREAVEKVSEYLKEKGMSSSIFHGGLEQPDRERAIMKFRNGTNYLLISTDLAARGLDIPEIEAVVHFQLPDAATFTHRNGRTARMKAQGSSYLLLHPEEKPAYLPTLPKPEKLPAKAQLPAPSPWETLYLSAGKKDKVSKGDIAGLLMQKGGLEKSEVGLIEIQDSASFAAVHRSKINKTVQLLRQEKLKGKKVKVEQAN, encoded by the coding sequence ATGGAAGCGTTACCCAAGATCCTTAAGAACCTTAACATACCGCAGTTAAACGAAGTGCAGGAAGCGGCGCTGAATGTTACCGAGCAGAAAGACTTTGTATTACTGGCTCCTACCGGGTCTGGCAAGACGCTTGGTTTTTTGCTTCCTCTGTTGAAACGCCTTTCCACCACAGAGGCAGGCGTACAGGCTTTAGTGCTGGTTCCAACCCGAGAACTGGCGCTGCAGATTGAGCAGGTGTTACGGCAGATGGGCACGGGCTTTAAAGTAAACTGCTGCTACGGCGGGCACTCTACCTACCAGGAGAAAAAGAACCTGGCCCATGCGCCCGCGGTGTTGATTGGGACTCCGGGCCGGGTACTTTACCATCTTCAAAACGAGAACCTGGACCCCAGCTTTATTAAGACGCTGGTCCTTGATGAGTTTGACAAGTCACTGGAAATGGGGTTTCAGGAAGAGATGGCGGCTATTCTGGGGCAGTTGCCGCAAGTAGAGCGGCGCTTTCTTACTTCTGCCACCAACCTGAAGGAAATGCCCGCCTTTACAGGCATTAAAAACCCTACCGTGCTGGATTTCCTGCAGGAGGAAAGCATGGCCCCTGATTTGCAACTGAAGGTGGTACAGATTGAAGCCGGTGATAAATTGAACACATTGTTTAAGCTGCTCTGCGCCATTGGCCCAAAAACTACCCTGGTTTTCTGTAACCTGCGTGAGGCCGTGGAGAAGGTTAGTGAGTACCTGAAGGAAAAAGGGATGTCTTCCAGTATTTTCCACGGGGGCCTGGAGCAGCCGGACCGCGAACGGGCCATTATGAAATTCAGAAATGGCACCAATTACCTGCTCATCAGCACAGACCTGGCCGCGCGGGGCCTTGACATTCCTGAGATTGAAGCTGTGGTGCATTTTCAGTTACCAGACGCCGCTACCTTTACCCACCGCAACGGCCGTACTGCCCGCATGAAGGCCCAGGGTTCCAGTTACCTGCTGCTGCACCCAGAGGAAAAACCTGCGTATCTGCCTACATTGCCCAAACCGGAGAAATTACCCGCCAAAGCACAATTGCCCGCTCCTTCGCCCTGGGAAACTCTTTATTTGAGCGCTGGCAAAAAAGACAAGGTAAGCAAAGGCGATATTGCCGGACTCTTAATGCAAAAAGGCGGCCTAGAAAAATCTGAGGTAGGGCTGATTGAGATTCAGGACTCAGCCTCCTTTGCGGCCGTGCACCGTTCAAAAATCAACAAGACCGTTCAGTTGCTGAGGCAAGAGAAATTGAAAGGCAAAAAGGTAAAGGTGGAGCAGGCGAATTAG
- a CDS encoding S8/S53 family peptidase has translation MLHIYSKHLKKALSVFAFLVAFGGQVLAQATVDPKLVQVLQSVEGPAQVVVTFYGNGAPSSLHLQALKNLGIANGVTFKNLPIAGVLATSAQVEALSKSPYVQSLFLNEKLTYFNNNDTHLTGVKRLRADKNITARNNGMPVSGKGIGVMINDSGVDGTHEDIKLGKNLVQNVLGSINLNAFSPLAPVTFLENVPNTDNNSGHGTHCAGTVGGTGAKSDGFYAGAAPGATLIGYGTGAALFVLDGIGGFDYAITNQFQYGIRVISNSWGSSGKFNPNHPINLASKKAHDLGMVVLFAAGNEGPSSDSHNPYAIAPWVISVGAGDKFGKLASFSSRGVKGEGGSFTIADENWSYENRPTVVAPGVDVVSTRVLAPISSLSAQQDANTLDPAHVPFYTHMSGTSMATPHLAGVVALMLEANPSLSPAQVKAILQKTATNMPGRESWEVGAGYANAYAAVDHIFRNTSFGAFLNYTRRFNSSVNSSSQKENFTINFNPLTTATNQITFQVASGTNSLEAKFEATGLLGETGNPVNLILVSPTGQQFRSGIPVAFAITYDRGMAVANPAPGTWTLKAEGLNGAAVPETIKGTLVQSQITGTTGLSDIAGHAAEASIKIAVASRLVDGSATGYRPNDALKRIELADYLMMGQGVRQFMPTSGATTITDLTGAQLLLGESVQAKGAALRDREHAFKGVMLEASAGKFNPTGNVNRAALSYSLVQSLGLQKFAEERTGKAVTVTVDGKTYAIEDASSIPAGLEGYVSVALELDLINAYYTVTQGPFDLFPTLHASFKPLQDVTRAEFAVIVTRTHSSWNAATQPMASSSAVVGLPENAKNFSYPNPFTGSTTITYSLDKAGYVTVEVYNLQGGKVSTLVAEQKEAGTFSVPFKASNLPGGTYLYKISSAGKEITQKMVLSR, from the coding sequence ATGTTACACATCTATTCCAAACACTTGAAGAAAGCCCTTAGTGTTTTCGCCTTTTTAGTAGCCTTTGGAGGCCAGGTTCTGGCCCAGGCCACCGTTGATCCTAAACTTGTACAGGTTCTCCAGAGCGTGGAGGGTCCGGCCCAAGTGGTGGTAACCTTCTACGGAAATGGCGCCCCTTCCTCCTTACACCTGCAAGCGCTTAAGAACTTAGGAATTGCCAACGGTGTCACCTTTAAAAATTTACCCATTGCCGGGGTTTTGGCCACTTCTGCTCAAGTAGAGGCCCTCTCTAAAAGCCCCTATGTGCAGTCTTTGTTCTTGAATGAAAAACTAACCTACTTCAACAACAATGACACTCACTTAACCGGTGTCAAACGCCTCCGTGCCGACAAAAACATCACTGCCCGTAATAACGGCATGCCGGTGTCAGGTAAAGGTATAGGGGTTATGATAAATGACAGCGGTGTAGACGGCACCCATGAGGACATCAAACTGGGCAAAAACCTGGTTCAAAACGTGTTAGGGTCTATTAACCTGAACGCCTTTTCGCCCCTGGCGCCCGTTACTTTCCTTGAGAACGTTCCCAACACCGACAACAACTCTGGCCACGGCACGCATTGCGCCGGAACAGTAGGCGGAACCGGGGCAAAATCTGACGGCTTTTATGCCGGTGCAGCTCCCGGCGCTACCCTAATTGGGTATGGTACCGGTGCAGCTCTTTTCGTTCTAGATGGTATTGGCGGGTTTGACTATGCTATTACCAACCAATTCCAATACGGGATTAGAGTAATCAGTAATTCATGGGGCAGCAGCGGCAAATTCAATCCTAACCACCCCATCAACCTGGCCAGCAAGAAAGCTCATGACTTGGGTATGGTTGTTTTGTTTGCCGCAGGAAACGAAGGCCCTAGCTCAGACTCCCATAACCCTTATGCCATTGCTCCCTGGGTTATCTCAGTAGGGGCTGGTGACAAATTTGGTAAATTGGCCAGTTTCTCCTCACGCGGGGTGAAGGGTGAAGGCGGTTCTTTTACCATAGCAGATGAAAATTGGTCTTATGAGAATCGGCCTACGGTTGTAGCCCCTGGCGTTGATGTGGTCTCTACCCGGGTTTTAGCTCCCATCTCTTCCCTTTCTGCCCAGCAAGACGCTAATACTTTGGACCCGGCGCACGTGCCTTTCTACACCCACATGAGCGGAACCTCCATGGCAACCCCTCACCTGGCTGGCGTAGTAGCGCTTATGCTGGAGGCTAATCCTTCCCTTAGCCCTGCCCAGGTGAAGGCAATTCTCCAGAAGACAGCTACCAACATGCCGGGCCGTGAGTCCTGGGAAGTGGGTGCCGGCTATGCCAATGCCTATGCCGCCGTTGACCATATCTTCCGCAATACCTCTTTTGGAGCCTTCCTTAATTACACCAGAAGATTTAACAGCAGTGTCAATTCATCTTCTCAGAAAGAAAACTTTACCATTAATTTTAACCCGCTTACCACTGCCACCAATCAAATCACTTTCCAGGTGGCCAGCGGCACCAACAGCCTGGAAGCTAAATTTGAAGCCACAGGCCTGCTTGGCGAAACCGGAAACCCTGTAAACCTGATCCTTGTGTCTCCAACCGGCCAACAGTTCCGTTCCGGAATTCCGGTGGCCTTTGCAATCACGTATGACCGTGGTATGGCCGTGGCGAACCCTGCGCCAGGCACCTGGACCCTGAAAGCAGAAGGCTTGAATGGAGCCGCCGTTCCTGAAACCATTAAGGGAACATTGGTGCAGTCTCAAATTACAGGTACTACTGGTCTTAGTGACATTGCCGGACATGCGGCAGAGGCCTCTATCAAAATAGCCGTAGCTTCCCGACTGGTGGACGGATCAGCCACCGGGTATAGACCTAATGACGCCTTAAAAAGAATTGAACTGGCTGATTACCTCATGATGGGCCAGGGCGTAAGACAGTTCATGCCTACCAGCGGCGCTACCACCATCACAGACCTTACAGGAGCCCAGTTATTGTTAGGTGAGTCTGTACAGGCAAAGGGAGCAGCCCTCAGAGACAGAGAGCATGCCTTTAAAGGAGTGATGCTGGAAGCCTCAGCCGGAAAGTTCAACCCTACCGGCAACGTGAACAGAGCGGCCCTTTCTTATTCCTTGGTGCAGTCTCTTGGCTTGCAGAAGTTTGCTGAGGAACGCACCGGTAAAGCCGTAACCGTGACCGTAGACGGAAAAACCTACGCTATTGAAGACGCCTCTTCTATTCCGGCAGGATTGGAAGGCTACGTGAGCGTGGCGCTGGAACTGGACCTGATCAATGCCTATTATACCGTAACCCAAGGTCCGTTTGATCTGTTCCCTACCCTGCACGCTTCCTTTAAGCCTCTGCAAGACGTAACCCGGGCTGAGTTTGCGGTGATTGTTACCAGAACGCACTCTAGCTGGAATGCCGCTACCCAACCAATGGCCTCTAGTTCTGCGGTGGTGGGTTTACCAGAGAACGCCAAAAACTTTTCTTACCCTAATCCTTTCACCGGTTCCACTACCATTACTTATTCATTAGATAAGGCTGGATATGTAACCGTGGAAGTGTACAACCTGCAAGGTGGAAAGGTATCTACCCTGGTAGCGGAGCAAAAAGAAGCGGGTACGTTTTCTGTTCCCTTCAAGGCCAGCAATTTGCCCGGAGGAACCTACCTCTATAAGATCAGCTCTGCCGGCAAGGAAATCACCCAGAAAATGGTGTTGAGCCGGTAA
- a CDS encoding cold-shock protein has protein sequence MNNGKVKFFNSEKGFGFIKDDNSNQEYFVHVSGLVDEIRENDEVTFELKEGKKGLNAVNVKLA, from the coding sequence ATGAACAACGGTAAAGTAAAATTCTTTAACTCCGAAAAAGGCTTCGGATTTATCAAAGATGACAATTCAAACCAAGAGTACTTTGTACACGTTTCTGGTCTGGTTGACGAAATCAGAGAGAACGACGAAGTGACCTTTGAGTTGAAAGAAGGCAAAAAAGGACTAAACGCTGTGAACGTGAAACTCGCTTAG
- a CDS encoding cold-shock protein yields MNQGTVKFFNDDKGFGFIKDSNSNQEYFVHVSGLIDEIRENDEVVYELQEGRKGLNAINVKRA; encoded by the coding sequence ATGAATCAAGGAACAGTAAAATTCTTTAATGATGATAAAGGCTTCGGCTTCATCAAAGACAGCAATTCAAATCAAGAGTACTTCGTGCACGTATCTGGTTTAATTGACGAAATCAGAGAAAATGACGAGGTTGTCTATGAACTCCAAGAAGGAAGAAAAGGACTAAACGCCATCAACGTTAAGCGCGCTTAG
- a CDS encoding lytic transglycosylase domain-containing protein — translation MSQQVWKTVGLGVMLALTLHLCGQRAVQQGAAEEGDASFTGARIYRAPDLPASMTFAGEPVPLEVPDVAERLDRELITNAYLHTSTLLGLKRMHRYLPQIEQLLQENEVPADFVYLALAESLFSQVTSSAGASGFWQLMPDTARGYGLLVNSEVDERFHVEKSTRAACRYLKNARKKFGSWTTAAASYNRGVNGLDRALDKQGVSSFYDLYLNDETSRYIFRILALKEVLGNPKKYGFDLPDGHGYKGLDTRTFTVRNTIPNLATFALEQGTNYKTLRLYNPWIKNYSLTVAPGKEFILELPE, via the coding sequence GTGTCACAGCAAGTTTGGAAAACGGTAGGATTAGGCGTCATGCTGGCCCTTACGCTGCACCTATGCGGACAGCGGGCTGTACAACAGGGGGCAGCCGAAGAAGGAGACGCCTCCTTTACAGGCGCCCGGATCTACCGTGCCCCTGACCTTCCTGCGTCCATGACCTTTGCCGGGGAACCTGTTCCGTTAGAGGTGCCAGACGTTGCCGAACGCCTGGACCGCGAACTCATCACCAATGCCTACCTGCACACCAGCACCTTGCTGGGCCTCAAACGCATGCACCGGTACCTGCCCCAGATTGAGCAGTTACTTCAGGAAAATGAAGTGCCCGCAGATTTTGTCTATTTAGCCCTAGCCGAAAGCTTATTCAGCCAGGTGACCTCCTCGGCGGGGGCCTCTGGGTTCTGGCAGTTGATGCCAGATACTGCCCGCGGGTACGGGTTGCTGGTGAACAGCGAGGTGGACGAGCGCTTCCACGTAGAGAAATCCACTAGGGCCGCCTGCCGGTACCTAAAAAATGCCCGCAAAAAGTTTGGGTCCTGGACCACAGCTGCCGCCTCATATAACCGCGGGGTCAACGGCCTGGACCGCGCCCTGGACAAGCAAGGCGTGAGCTCTTTCTATGACTTGTATCTCAACGACGAGACTTCCCGCTATATCTTCCGGATTCTGGCTCTGAAGGAAGTACTGGGCAACCCCAAGAAATACGGCTTTGATTTACCAGATGGGCATGGTTACAAAGGCTTGGACACCCGCACCTTTACCGTGCGTAACACCATTCCAAACCTGGCCACCTTCGCCCTGGAACAAGGCACCAATTATAAAACCCTCAGGCTTTACAACCCCTGGATAAAAAACTATTCCCTTACCGTAGCGCCCGGGAAAGAATTCATCCTGGAGTTACCAGAATAA
- a CDS encoding cupin domain-containing protein: MSTIYNFIESGILELYVMGITSPQETQEVEQMAAAHPEVKAEIDQISRAVEAYAQEHAIAPRETVKPLVLATIDYLQRLAKGEPAVDPPMLAKNSKLETYAPWLNRADLTLSEEEEEDIFVKIIGHTPKTTTAIVWIKDMSDYEVHHDEYERFLIVEGTCDMIAGEHLYKLKPGDFFEVPLHTQHMIKVTSKVPCKAVLQRVAV, from the coding sequence ATGAGTACAATCTATAATTTCATAGAATCGGGAATTCTGGAGCTGTACGTAATGGGCATCACCAGTCCCCAGGAAACCCAGGAAGTAGAGCAGATGGCTGCGGCCCACCCAGAGGTGAAAGCTGAGATTGACCAGATCAGCAGAGCCGTAGAGGCCTATGCCCAGGAACATGCCATTGCCCCCCGTGAAACCGTAAAACCCTTGGTGTTGGCCACCATTGACTACCTGCAACGCCTGGCAAAAGGAGAGCCTGCAGTAGATCCGCCTATGTTGGCCAAAAACTCTAAATTAGAGACCTATGCCCCCTGGCTGAACCGGGCTGATCTAACCCTCTCTGAGGAAGAGGAGGAAGATATTTTCGTGAAAATAATAGGTCATACACCTAAAACCACCACGGCCATTGTCTGGATCAAAGACATGTCTGACTATGAAGTGCACCACGACGAGTATGAACGTTTTCTGATTGTGGAAGGCACTTGTGACATGATAGCTGGCGAACATCTTTACAAACTTAAACCCGGCGACTTCTTTGAAGTGCCCCTGCACACCCAACATATGATCAAGGTTACTTCCAAAGTTCCTTGCAAGGCGGTGCTACAACGGGTGGCGGTGTAG